The Phoenix dactylifera cultivar Barhee BC4 chromosome 17, palm_55x_up_171113_PBpolish2nd_filt_p, whole genome shotgun sequence genome contains a region encoding:
- the LOC103716908 gene encoding uncharacterized protein LOC103716908 isoform X3, with translation MNGLATDGQMFAHRTLRIPWPGRHSPSTIHLNGAANYREQTLGRHPCRDTPDSLQRPKLINPQHKISPAMISLQGYYGLKPPKGGPAAEETEMSVYKISSSLYFEDESPKTSPASGPEYPNKRRMSASLANGFPWENGEAVEIPVVAEAGDGSDEKLESEKSIRRRQKADTDPLLHTLDILMEDGGGLAGRIGKSLAPRLKLGTPVDIDLVRQNAVSAEDTPTGNGLAAVRKSTSTSNLQDSDSGSTRSSSKWTSKSDASTRPVFGGLPKPIVAWNKAALD, from the exons ATGAATGGTTTGGCGACGGATGGCCAGATGTTTGCGCACAGGACGCTGCGGATTCCTTGGCCAGGTCGCCACTCCCCATCTACCATCCATTTGAATGGTGCAGCCAATTATAG AGAACAGACTCTTGGTCGTCACCCTTGCAGAGATACTCCAGATTCACTCCAAAGGCCGAAGTTGATAAATCCTCAGCACAAGATCTCCCCGGCGATGATCAGTCTGCAGGGATATTATGGTCTCAAGCCCCCTAAAGGGGGTCCAGCTGCTGAAGAAACTGAAATGTCCGTTTACAAAATAAGTAGTTCCCTCTACTTCGAAGATGAATCCCCTAAAACCTCACCAGCTTCTGGTCCGGAATACCCGAACAAACGTAGGATGTCTGCAAGCCTAGCAAATGGGTTCCCATGGGAAAATGGTGAGGCAGTCGAGATACCAGTAGTTGCTGAAGCTGGGGACGGTAGTGATGAGAAATTAGAGAGTGAGAAGTCTATAAGGCGACGTCAAAAGGCTGATACTGATCCTCTTTTGCATACCCTAGACATACTAATGGAGGATGGCGGAGGGCTCGCAGGGAGAATAGGAAAGAGTCTGGCTCCAAGGCTGAAGTTGGGAACGCCAGTAGATATCGACTTGGTCCGACAGAATGCCGTTTCAGCCGAAGACACTCCTACAGGCAATGGGCTTGCTGCCGTAAGGAAATCAACAAGCACCTCAAATTTGCAGGACTCGGATTCTGGCTCGACACGGTCATCTTCCAAGTGGACTTCGAAATCTGATGCTAGTACCAGACCAGTTTTTGGTGGCTTGCCAAAGCCAATTGTTGCTTGGAACAAAGCCGCTCTAGATTAA
- the LOC103716908 gene encoding uncharacterized protein LOC103716908 isoform X1, with the protein MQNEGARKNGASRLLSAGRLDGSVSASSSPTSCYSGAKYIEHHVSKMDTLAGLAIMYGVEVADIKRMNGLATDGQMFAHRTLRIPWPGRHSPSTIHLNGAANYREQTLGRHPCRDTPDSLQRPKLINPQHKISPAMISLQGYYGLKPPKGGPAAEETEMSVYKISSSLYFEDESPKTSPASGPEYPNKRRMSASLANGFPWENGEAVEIPVVAEAGDGSDEKLESEKSIRRRQKADTDPLLHTLDILMEDGGGLAGRIGKSLAPRLKLGTPVDIDLVRQNAVSAEDTPTGNGLAAVRKSTSTSNLQDSDSGSTRSSSKWTSKSDASTRPVFGGLPKPIVAWNKAALD; encoded by the exons ATGCAGAACGAGGGAGCCCGGAAGAACGGGGCCTCTCGTCTGCTTTCAGCGGGACGGTTGGATGGCTCCGTTTCCGCATCTTCGTCGCCGACTTCTTGTTATTCGGGTGCTAAGTATATCGAGCACCATGTTTCAAAGATGGACACTCTTGCTGGCCTTGCGATAATGTATGGTGTTGAG GTTGCAGATATAAAGCGAATGAATGGTTTGGCGACGGATGGCCAGATGTTTGCGCACAGGACGCTGCGGATTCCTTGGCCAGGTCGCCACTCCCCATCTACCATCCATTTGAATGGTGCAGCCAATTATAG AGAACAGACTCTTGGTCGTCACCCTTGCAGAGATACTCCAGATTCACTCCAAAGGCCGAAGTTGATAAATCCTCAGCACAAGATCTCCCCGGCGATGATCAGTCTGCAGGGATATTATGGTCTCAAGCCCCCTAAAGGGGGTCCAGCTGCTGAAGAAACTGAAATGTCCGTTTACAAAATAAGTAGTTCCCTCTACTTCGAAGATGAATCCCCTAAAACCTCACCAGCTTCTGGTCCGGAATACCCGAACAAACGTAGGATGTCTGCAAGCCTAGCAAATGGGTTCCCATGGGAAAATGGTGAGGCAGTCGAGATACCAGTAGTTGCTGAAGCTGGGGACGGTAGTGATGAGAAATTAGAGAGTGAGAAGTCTATAAGGCGACGTCAAAAGGCTGATACTGATCCTCTTTTGCATACCCTAGACATACTAATGGAGGATGGCGGAGGGCTCGCAGGGAGAATAGGAAAGAGTCTGGCTCCAAGGCTGAAGTTGGGAACGCCAGTAGATATCGACTTGGTCCGACAGAATGCCGTTTCAGCCGAAGACACTCCTACAGGCAATGGGCTTGCTGCCGTAAGGAAATCAACAAGCACCTCAAATTTGCAGGACTCGGATTCTGGCTCGACACGGTCATCTTCCAAGTGGACTTCGAAATCTGATGCTAGTACCAGACCAGTTTTTGGTGGCTTGCCAAAGCCAATTGTTGCTTGGAACAAAGCCGCTCTAGATTAA
- the LOC103716908 gene encoding uncharacterized protein LOC103716908 isoform X2 — protein MQNEGARKNGASRLLSAGRLDGSVSASSSPTSCYSGAKYIEHHVSKMDTLAGLAIMYGVEVADIKRMNGLATDGQMFAHRTLRIPWPGRHSPSTIHLNGAANYRDTPDSLQRPKLINPQHKISPAMISLQGYYGLKPPKGGPAAEETEMSVYKISSSLYFEDESPKTSPASGPEYPNKRRMSASLANGFPWENGEAVEIPVVAEAGDGSDEKLESEKSIRRRQKADTDPLLHTLDILMEDGGGLAGRIGKSLAPRLKLGTPVDIDLVRQNAVSAEDTPTGNGLAAVRKSTSTSNLQDSDSGSTRSSSKWTSKSDASTRPVFGGLPKPIVAWNKAALD, from the exons ATGCAGAACGAGGGAGCCCGGAAGAACGGGGCCTCTCGTCTGCTTTCAGCGGGACGGTTGGATGGCTCCGTTTCCGCATCTTCGTCGCCGACTTCTTGTTATTCGGGTGCTAAGTATATCGAGCACCATGTTTCAAAGATGGACACTCTTGCTGGCCTTGCGATAATGTATGGTGTTGAG GTTGCAGATATAAAGCGAATGAATGGTTTGGCGACGGATGGCCAGATGTTTGCGCACAGGACGCTGCGGATTCCTTGGCCAGGTCGCCACTCCCCATCTACCATCCATTTGAATGGTGCAGCCAATTATAG AGATACTCCAGATTCACTCCAAAGGCCGAAGTTGATAAATCCTCAGCACAAGATCTCCCCGGCGATGATCAGTCTGCAGGGATATTATGGTCTCAAGCCCCCTAAAGGGGGTCCAGCTGCTGAAGAAACTGAAATGTCCGTTTACAAAATAAGTAGTTCCCTCTACTTCGAAGATGAATCCCCTAAAACCTCACCAGCTTCTGGTCCGGAATACCCGAACAAACGTAGGATGTCTGCAAGCCTAGCAAATGGGTTCCCATGGGAAAATGGTGAGGCAGTCGAGATACCAGTAGTTGCTGAAGCTGGGGACGGTAGTGATGAGAAATTAGAGAGTGAGAAGTCTATAAGGCGACGTCAAAAGGCTGATACTGATCCTCTTTTGCATACCCTAGACATACTAATGGAGGATGGCGGAGGGCTCGCAGGGAGAATAGGAAAGAGTCTGGCTCCAAGGCTGAAGTTGGGAACGCCAGTAGATATCGACTTGGTCCGACAGAATGCCGTTTCAGCCGAAGACACTCCTACAGGCAATGGGCTTGCTGCCGTAAGGAAATCAACAAGCACCTCAAATTTGCAGGACTCGGATTCTGGCTCGACACGGTCATCTTCCAAGTGGACTTCGAAATCTGATGCTAGTACCAGACCAGTTTTTGGTGGCTTGCCAAAGCCAATTGTTGCTTGGAACAAAGCCGCTCTAGATTAA